A genomic window from Triplophysa dalaica isolate WHDGS20190420 chromosome 24, ASM1584641v1, whole genome shotgun sequence includes:
- the vps4a gene encoding vacuolar protein sorting-associated protein 4A: MTTSTLQKAIDLVTKATEEDKAKNYEEALRLYQHAVEYFLHAIKYEAHSDKAKESIRGKCMQYLDRAEKLKDYLKNKERQQGKKPVKETQSNDKSDSDSEGENPEKKKLQEHLMGAIVMEKPNVRWSDVAGLEMAKEALKEAVILPIKFPHLFTGKRTPWRGILLFGPPGTGKSYLAKAVATEANNSTFFSVSSSDLVSKWLGESEKLVKNLFDLARQHKPSIIFIDEVDSLCGSRNENESEAARRIKTEFLVQMQGVGNNNDGVLVLGATNIPWVLDAAIRRRFEKRIYIPLPEEPARASIFRLHLGNTPHSLTEVDLRQLARKTDGYSGADISVIVRDALMQPVRKVQSATHFKKVRGPSRSNITLMVDDLLTPCSPGDPDAIEMTWMDVPGDKLLEPIVCMSDMLRSLATTRPTVNTEDLLKVKKFTEDFGQEG; this comes from the exons ATGACAACGTCAACACTGCAg AAAGCGATCGATCTGGTGACTAAAGCCACAGAGGAGGACAAAGCAAAGAACTATGAAGAGGCTTTGAGACTGTACCAGCATGCTGTGGAGTATTTTCTTCATGCTATAAAGT ATGAAGCACATAGTGACAAGGCAAAGGAAAGCATACGTGGGAAGTGTATGCAGTATCTTGACAGAGCAGAAAAGCTCAAAGACTATCTGAAGAACAAGGAAAGACAACAAGGCAAAAAACCAGTGAAGGAGACTCAAAGCAATGACAA aagTGACAGTGACAGTGAGGGAGAAAATCCAGAGAAGAAGAAACTTCAAGAGCATCTGATGG gtgctATTGTGATGGAGAAACCCAATGTGAGGTGGAGTGATGTAGCTGGACTCGAGATGGCAAAAGAAGCCCTGAAGGAAGCTGTGATTCTGCCTATCAAATTCCCCCATCTGTTCACAG GAAAGCGTACTCCATGGAGGGGGATTCTTCTGTTTGGGCCCCCTGGCACAGGAAAGTCTTACCTGGCCAAAGCGGTCGCCACCGAGGCCAATAATTCCACCTTCTTCTCTGTATCATCATCAGACCTCGTGTCGAAGTGGCTGGGCGAGAGTGAAAA ACTGGTGAAGAATCTGTTCGATCTGGCTCGCCAGCATAAGCCCTCCATTATCTTCATAGATGAGGTGGATTCTCTTTGTGGATCCAGGAATGAGAATGAAAGTGAAGCTGCGCGGAGAATCAAAACAGAGTTTCTAGTGCAAATGCAGG GTGTTGGTAATAATAATGATGGAGTTTTGGTTCTGGGTGCTACCAACATTCCCTGGGTTCTTGATGCTGCTATCCGCAGAAG GTTTGAGAAGCGCATCTACATCCCTCTGCCTGAGGAGCCGGCACGGGCCTCCATTTTCCGCCTGCATTTGGGTAACACGCCTCACAGTCTGACAGAGGTGGACCTGCGACAGCTGGCCCGCAAGACAGATGGGTACTCTGGAGCTGACATCAGCGTCATAGTACGAGATGCCCTCATGCAGCCCGTCAGGAAAGTGCAGTCtgctacacattttaaaaag GTGCGAGGACCCTCTCGCAGTAACATTACGTTGATGGTGGATGACCTCCTGACCCCATGTTCTCCTGGTGACCCTGACGCTATAGAGATGACCTGGATGGATGTACCTGGTGACAAACTACTGGAGCCCATAGTGTGCATG TCTGATATGCTGCGTTCACTGGCGACCACACGGCCCACCGTCAACACAGAAGACCTGCTGAAGGTCAAGAAGTTCACAGAGGATTTCGGACAGGAAGGCTGA